Within Anopheles ziemanni chromosome 2, idAnoZiCoDA_A2_x.2, whole genome shotgun sequence, the genomic segment CACAAACTGATTCACCAGGGTAAGTAATATGGAAGCGGAAAATTCGTAACCATCTTTTTGATCTGATTATTATTCTTTACAGTTGGCGATAAGCCTGTCTACCAGTGTGAACTGTGTCCCACAACCTGTGGCCGCAAGACCGACCTGCGTATTCATGTGCAGAAACTGCACACGGCGGAAAAACCGATCAAATGCAAACGCTGCGACAGCACGTTTGAAGATCGGTACTCGTACAAGATGCACGTGAAGACACACGAGGGAGAACGGTGCTTCAAGTGTGACTTCTGTCCGTACGCTTCTATCTCGGCTCGCCATCTAGAATCACATCTTTTGCTGCACACCAATCAAAAGCCTTTCAAATGCTCCGAGTGTAGTCAGTGCTTCCGACAGAAGCAGCTACTAAAGCGACACATAAACTACTACCACAATCCCGATTACGTCGTCCCGACACCAAAGGCGAAGACGCACGTCTGCCCTAGCTGCCCCCGCTCGTTCCGGCACCGGGGAAATCTGATGCGCCACATGGCCATGCACGATCCCGAGTCACAGTTGCACGAGGAGCAGGCGGCATTACGCGAAGGGCGCCAGAAGAAGGTGCAAATTACGCTGGAGGAGGAAATGGATgacgaggaagaggaggatgaAAAGGCGGAAGGTGGCGATCTCGTCACTGTGCAGGATGACGATGGGCAGTACGTGGTGCTGGAGGTGATACAGCTTCAGGATAAGGATGGTGCGGTTGAGAAATCCAGCGGCATGGGCACAAGGAAGCGTGGTGGAGCGCGAGCTTTAAACGAGGCGTCCGCTCCATCCACTTCCGGCACGTCGATCGTGACTAGGTCGGGAAATGCAAcaatccagcagcagcaggtaaAAATGAAACAGGAGCATAAAGATGGTAACTCGCTGGACAACCAGTCGGACTTCCAAGGTGTGGAGGAAGAAGAGACGGATGAAGAGGAtgaagaagaggaggaggaggaagaggaagagatCGTGATCGAACAGGGTGATGATCATTCCGAGAGTGAATTTATTCTCTCAGGAGGTAAGTACATGTTTCCAGGAACCAGGATCAAATCTAAGCCAATAACTGGTTTTGCATGTACGTTTCTTTTTAGATTTGGAAGACACTGAAATGCTAATGTCAACACTGCAAGCCCCCAAGCAAGAACGCTATGATCTGAGCAGTATCACCGTAAGCCAGGCTGAGATTGAGAAAAATATGAGCAATTGCTTTGGATTCTCAGTAAGTAACATGATAAGCAAACGCATATGAATATCCTTTTAACAACCCAATGATTATCCCCGACAGGATGACGAAGATGAAGATGCAAAATCTACGATAACATTGCTAACCTAAGCCACCGGATTCTTGGTAAATCATCAGTTGCCATCGTCTTCACGCGTATCGCGAAGCTCTTCTGAGCTGGGTGCATACTGGAAGGaagtagtgttgtgcttaacgaatctttcgatgagattcattcatatgaatcttctgCAAGGAGTGATTCGATTCACGAACcgaattttgaatgaaaaaatctgCACGATTCATGAACCTCTATGATTCACGATTCTCCACGATTCTCCACGATTCATGATTCTCCTCGATTCTTCGGAGAGGCGAGGCGTGGAttatgcgaccaaaaaaaaaagagggccCTCAACCCACTTTTGGCTGATGACTTTTCCTCACTAGGTGTGTCTTAAGGATTCATCAGATCGTCAGATTTCAAGCTCTAGCAAAGCCGGGTTTCATTAATCTTGGAGATTCGTGAATCGTGAATCTCTAACATGGAGATTCATattgaatctgaatctgattcGCACAACTCTAGAAGGAAGTTAACAAATGAATGCATCCACTCATCGATCTCGCAAGTATGTGTTGGCAGTGCCAGTACCATCAAATGATAACGATTGAGGTTATCTTCTCAACCCTACTAATTAGTCGACGGAGTGATTGTGTCCTATGCGGACATAAAGGTTTTAGTTTGAATAAGACACCTACGACATCAGCAGTTCAGGAGCTGAAACGTACGTTTATAAGCGTCATGTCACGATTGCAAGGCGGAATatcatttaatgtttgtatttTACCTATTATAGACATCAAACGAGTGTGCTCCAGGATAGTTTGTAGCTAATTTGAAAAAAACGGTAAAGTACTTCTTGTGGAGCAGAAAATAGATGAAAACTTCAATTTTATTCGAAAATCCTTCGCAAACTCGTTCAACAATCAAAACTGCTTATCACTTTGCTAAAAGGCGATAGCtgcttttgaaaaatatgcGACAGGTATCTAAATTGTACGAATAGAATAtagtataaaataataaactcaTACAGCCCGACCGCTTGTACTGTTTTTCGCAAGGAGCCCAATCTTGCCAGGTTGATTAAGTTGTTCTTTTAGCTACTAACTACACTGCTTTGAATGCAAcgtatttgtttacattcacaAGTCTAATAAATAACTAAATTCATAGTATTTAGCTTACTACTTATAAGTTCATTAGTTTCTACCggggaaataaatttatttaaaaaaaacgaggtTAAGCTGTGCGTAATAAATCTCTTGAGAAAGGAAATGGAACGACCATGTGTATGTATGAACTATAAACCGTCGCATTGTTTATTCTGGTTTACCATTCTCCAGCCGATTGGCTACAGCATCTGCATAACTATTTGCATAACATCACATTCCAATTTTCTAGACTTCAGAGTTCCTAAAACTTGCCTGCACTTTTTGTTCTGAATCCCAAGATAAAACGTTACGAATTAGTTTATTCAAAGAATTCAACCaactttcaaattaaaaacatcgCATAAAAACATCGCATGGCTGCGGACAGACTTGACGATCAAAGTACACTGCGCCAAGCACGTGTTAAATCTCGTTGCGCCTGCTCGGTTTGTGAAGCATTTACAAGGCATTAACAAATATAATCCACTGAAATTATCTAAAAATTTACTTTTAGCCTATTTACGCAATTTCTGACAGAATAGCAATTTCAGGTAGGTGTATTTTTCTATTCGAGATCGCGTGCATCCTCTTTTACCCACGTGCATCGCATCTCAAACGACGCGAAAGCGAAAGGACACCGACGCTCCGCGTCAACCCAAATAACAGCACGTAGTGTAGCCCAGTCAAGTTAATAAATTTCTACGACTTTGATGACCCCATCGCGTTTAAGGACTCAATCGTGCTAGACAGCTTCCAGAACCACCGAAATGTTGGCGTTGGGTAACAATTTCCGCTGAAAAATGCTACAGTGCACGGtgagaaaacattttctattgcGTCACCTCCAGTGGCATGCAGTGGTGAAGTTTAACCATCGGCTGAAATATGCAATTAAAACAAGATTATTCGTGAGAGGTTAATTATTCCTTAGGCCATCGGAAAGTCAAATCAATACTTACCACTGAGCCACAAGCGTTTGCGTAGGAATCACATGCGCTATATTCAGGAAAGCATGATAAGAAGTATTGGTCGAAGTTGGTTTGAAAAAATgcggaaacaaattaaacggCCATATTAGAAGGCCCGATTAaaaacgaagagaaaaacaagcaTCTTAAATTGGCTACATTATTCATGAGATGATTTCGgtgtggatggatggatggattatCTTTGCTGGCGGTTCTGAGTTTAGAATAAAAGATTCTCTTTTTCAGAACGAAAATAAACCGAAAGATGCAAACGAAAAAGCAGTTTTTGGAATAATGATGCCTTATTGTGTATTATCGACGATTCGTTAGGACTATTTCCGAATgtcgttttttgttgcttttaaattaggtttcttatttttcgaaatgaaatgaaatgcctCGTCAACTTGTACGAAACACAAAAGTCAAAGTGATTATAACGTAATCCACCGTACTTATTGAGCAAAATGTACCCCACAGTGCAACTTAATCCACTGGAATGGATGTTATCGAAATGGACACACCTCAAGCAACAGACAAAGACGTTGCCAATAGACCATTGAGCCACTGAACGTGGAAGAAGTAACTCGAACCTGTTGTTTCTTCATCATATGCAGTCAAGACGCGTATGGTTGGCAATAGCCAGAAACCGGACGCCATGCTTCGAACTGACCATAGTCAACCATGCCTTCGCGCATGCCTGCTGGCTTTCTGACTGACCGGCGTGCGATTGCACAGCGAAAAAGATGTTCTAATTATTGCCCCAATCCCAAATCGTTGCCCGTCCGGCGGGGCTACAATTACCAATTTAACGGCATGTCCTATTGCTTCCAGCCTTTGTTTGGCTTTCGGGCCTGGAGTTTCGTAGCGCAAACCACCGCCAACACGCTGTAACTAGCGAGAAATTGCCATGGTTTCGGGGACGCAGCGAGCCGAACAGAAGCATGAAGCAAGACCACAACCGGAGGGCACCACAACctacacacactctctctctctccacaTACGAATCCGTTGCAATCAATTACTTTTGCATACCGTGAGGGTCTGGCGGTGCTCGATGGCCCCATTTCGGGTTAAACATTTTACAATCAATCGCCGCACAAAAAGAAAGATATTTTGTAATTTTGCAAATCCCCATCCATAACAAATTGATTTGTCTTTTCTTTCTAATCTGCAAGTTGTTCCTCCCGCGGGCTGTTCTTGAGGCGACTAGCTACCGTTAatggaaaatgtgttaaatGCAACCCTAGTGCGTTCCTTGGTGACCGTTTCGTGGGCAAGGTGCCACAAGTTATTGACCAAGTCGTGGCAGGTTGAACGGTGTGGTATTTCCAATCGTACGAAAATTACATTACCCACCG encodes:
- the LOC131294433 gene encoding transcriptional repressor CTCFL-like, giving the protein MNTRRSKPKSETLSRTNAASSRTVNKRGAQKTNNEDKTIPIKMTKADNAGDVEAESLSFTANNAEEDDEEQGCYFVDQKGNYYFQASEDAEPVLAAVGTEPFSAEGDENMKIEQDSVSYVLIMEDGENKSTIVADTADGGNLQPGEDEIYDFDDSDFIVEESAPSAKKPGRVKKEPAADGAMHMCNYCNYTTKKMFLLSRHLKSHSDDRPHKCSVCERGFKTMASLQNHVNTHTGTKPHRCKVCDNCFTTSGELIRHMRYKHTHERPHKCTECDYSSVELSKLKRHIRTHTGEKPFQCPHCTYASPDKFKLTRHMRIHTGEKPYSCDICFARFTQSNSLKAHKLIHQVGDKPVYQCELCPTTCGRKTDLRIHVQKLHTAEKPIKCKRCDSTFEDRYSYKMHVKTHEGERCFKCDFCPYASISARHLESHLLLHTNQKPFKCSECSQCFRQKQLLKRHINYYHNPDYVVPTPKAKTHVCPSCPRSFRHRGNLMRHMAMHDPESQLHEEQAALREGRQKKVQITLEEEMDDEEEEDEKAEGGDLVTVQDDDGQYVVLEVIQLQDKDGAVEKSSGMGTRKRGGARALNEASAPSTSGTSIVTRSGNATIQQQQVKMKQEHKDGNSLDNQSDFQGVEEEETDEEDEEEEEEEEEEIVIEQGDDHSESEFILSGDLEDTEMLMSTLQAPKQERYDLSSITVSQAEIEKNMSNCFGFSDDEDEDAKSTITLLT